One window of the Arthrobacter sp. zg-Y919 genome contains the following:
- a CDS encoding acyl-CoA dehydrogenase family protein, translating to MTVTQSARPAFDPTAVADVDADLYLLDELLDDEARDVRDRVRAFVDNDLLPVINDYWERAEVPYELVPKLAALNIAGGTIKGYGCPGMSRMAASTAAAELARGDGSINTFFGVHSGLAMGSIDMLGSEEQKQRWLPAMARFEKIGAFALTEPSHGSDSVSLETSARRDGDSYVLNGNKRWIGNASFADIVIIYARDEADGAVKAFVMEKDADGNHPAGYRADVITGKIGKRAVLQPDIVIEDLRIPAENRLANCNSFKDVNKVLAATRGGVAWEALGHAVAAYEIAVAYAKDRMQFGRPIAGFQLVQNKLANMLAQVTAIKLTCFRLNELGDQGKMTGPMASMAKMFAARQGRWVCSEARDIMGGNGLLLENHVARHLTDMEVVFTYEGTDSMQSLILGRHITGLSAFA from the coding sequence ATGACCGTCACCCAATCCGCGCGCCCGGCCTTCGACCCCACCGCGGTGGCCGACGTCGACGCCGACCTCTACCTCCTCGATGAACTCCTGGACGACGAGGCCCGTGACGTGCGGGATCGTGTCCGGGCGTTCGTCGACAACGATCTGCTGCCGGTCATCAACGACTACTGGGAGCGGGCCGAGGTTCCGTACGAGTTGGTGCCCAAGCTGGCGGCACTGAACATTGCCGGCGGCACGATCAAGGGGTACGGCTGCCCGGGCATGAGCCGCATGGCCGCCTCCACCGCGGCTGCCGAACTTGCCCGGGGCGACGGTTCCATCAACACGTTCTTCGGTGTGCACTCCGGCCTGGCCATGGGCAGCATCGACATGCTGGGCAGCGAGGAGCAGAAACAGCGCTGGCTGCCGGCCATGGCGAGGTTCGAGAAAATCGGTGCGTTCGCCCTCACGGAGCCCAGCCACGGATCCGATTCGGTGTCCCTCGAAACCAGCGCCCGCCGCGACGGTGATTCGTACGTGCTCAACGGCAACAAGCGGTGGATCGGCAACGCCAGCTTCGCCGACATCGTGATCATCTATGCCCGCGACGAAGCCGACGGCGCAGTCAAGGCCTTCGTGATGGAAAAGGACGCCGACGGCAACCACCCCGCCGGCTACCGGGCTGACGTGATCACGGGCAAGATCGGCAAGCGGGCGGTCCTGCAGCCGGACATCGTCATCGAGGACCTCCGCATTCCCGCCGAAAACCGCCTCGCCAACTGCAACTCATTCAAGGACGTCAACAAGGTGCTGGCCGCGACCCGCGGGGGAGTCGCCTGGGAAGCGCTCGGACATGCGGTGGCCGCGTACGAGATTGCCGTGGCCTATGCCAAGGACCGGATGCAGTTCGGCCGGCCCATTGCCGGGTTCCAGCTGGTGCAGAACAAGCTGGCGAACATGCTTGCGCAGGTCACCGCGATCAAGCTGACCTGCTTCCGCCTCAACGAGCTCGGCGACCAGGGGAAGATGACCGGACCCATGGCGTCGATGGCCAAGATGTTCGCCGCCCGGCAGGGCCGCTGGGTCTGCTCGGAGGCCCGCGACATTATGGGCGGCAACGGCCTGCTCCTGGAAAACCACGTGGCCCGGCACCTGACCGACATGGAGGTGGTGTTCACCTATGAGGGCACCGACTCCATGCAGTCCTTGATCCTGGGCCGCCACATCACGGGCCTGTCCGCGTTCGCCTAG
- a CDS encoding GNAT family N-acetyltransferase, translated as MTDFRLAWLTTPEMVDSRLQVQLRRCWYEVANAGGAVGFPFLPVPEEQVLSAVDSLVRSLGEPENRLLVATVERRLAGWLLLAGNAGALTAHWARISRLQTALPFRGAGIGRALMSEAARAAAEDFGLEQLHLEARGGVGLEDFYRSSGWQEVGRRRDALRLPGGDRDEVLMSLSLTS; from the coding sequence ATGACGGACTTTCGCCTGGCCTGGCTGACCACACCGGAAATGGTCGACAGCCGGCTGCAGGTACAGCTCCGCAGGTGCTGGTACGAAGTGGCCAATGCCGGTGGTGCCGTAGGCTTCCCGTTCCTTCCGGTGCCGGAAGAGCAGGTCCTTTCGGCCGTGGACTCACTGGTCAGGTCTCTCGGGGAACCCGAGAACCGCCTCCTGGTTGCCACAGTTGAGCGCAGGCTGGCCGGATGGCTGCTCCTGGCGGGTAATGCCGGGGCTTTGACCGCACACTGGGCGCGGATCTCCCGGCTGCAGACCGCACTTCCGTTCCGCGGAGCCGGGATCGGGCGCGCGCTGATGTCGGAAGCCGCCCGGGCAGCGGCGGAGGACTTTGGCCTGGAACAGCTGCATCTTGAAGCACGCGGCGGCGTGGGCCTGGAAGACTTTTACCGTTCCAGCGGCTGGCAGGAGGTGGGCCGCCGCCGGGATGCGCTACGGCTTCCCGGCGGCGACCGTGACGAGGTGCTGATGTCCCTGTCGCTGACCTCCTGA
- a CDS encoding MDR family MFS transporter: MPAPATLDPRTKTVIGILLVSSFVVILNETIMSVALPRLMADLNITAGTAQWLTTGFMLTMAVVIPATGFLLQRFSMRGLFLTAMSLFSAGTLLAALAPGFGTLLGGRIIQASGTAIMLPLLMTTVLNAVPAHRRGQMMGTISIVIAVAPAIGPTVSGIILNALDWRWMFWLVLPIALLSLGLGGLKIRNLTETKRVPFDVLSIVLSTFAFGGLIFGLSSIGEAAQGKELMPLWIPLTAGVLAMAGFVLRQLVLQRTDRALMDLRTFTSKPFVVAIVMVLVSMMALFGCLIVLPLYLQNVLGLDTLSTGLLLLPGGAVMAILSPIVGNLFDRFGPRPLVIPGALVLSGALWGMTLLTDETPVGLVILLHCLLNAGLGFIFTPLFTSALGSLDKSLYSHGSAIINTLQQLAGAAGTAVFVTLMTTGTTAALADGASAVSAAASGVHTAFFWGAVVSLVAVAAAFFVRRPTNELPEGVAIH, from the coding sequence GTGCCGGCTCCGGCCACATTGGATCCCCGCACCAAAACCGTCATCGGCATCCTGCTCGTTTCCTCGTTCGTCGTCATCCTGAACGAAACGATTATGAGCGTCGCCCTGCCAAGGCTTATGGCGGATCTGAACATTACTGCCGGAACCGCCCAGTGGCTCACCACCGGTTTCATGCTGACCATGGCCGTGGTCATCCCCGCCACGGGCTTCCTGCTCCAGCGCTTTTCCATGCGCGGCCTGTTCCTGACCGCCATGTCGCTGTTCAGCGCCGGAACCCTGCTCGCGGCGCTTGCCCCGGGGTTCGGCACCCTGCTGGGCGGCCGGATCATCCAGGCCAGCGGCACCGCCATCATGCTGCCGCTGCTGATGACCACCGTCCTGAACGCCGTTCCGGCCCACCGCCGCGGCCAGATGATGGGCACCATTTCCATCGTCATCGCGGTGGCGCCGGCCATCGGCCCCACGGTTTCCGGCATCATCCTCAACGCCCTGGACTGGCGCTGGATGTTCTGGCTCGTCCTGCCCATTGCCCTGCTGTCCCTGGGCCTGGGCGGGCTGAAGATCCGGAACCTCACCGAGACCAAGCGCGTGCCGTTCGACGTGCTCTCCATCGTGCTGTCCACCTTCGCCTTCGGCGGCCTGATCTTCGGCCTGAGCAGCATCGGTGAGGCAGCCCAGGGCAAGGAACTGATGCCGCTGTGGATCCCGCTGACCGCCGGCGTCCTGGCCATGGCCGGTTTCGTACTGCGCCAGCTGGTGCTCCAGCGCACCGACCGTGCCCTGATGGACCTGCGCACGTTCACCAGCAAGCCCTTTGTTGTGGCCATCGTTATGGTTCTGGTGTCCATGATGGCGCTCTTCGGCTGCCTGATTGTCCTGCCCCTCTACCTGCAGAACGTCCTGGGACTGGACACGCTCTCCACCGGGCTGCTGCTGCTTCCCGGCGGTGCCGTGATGGCCATCCTTTCGCCGATCGTCGGCAACCTCTTTGACCGTTTCGGACCCCGTCCGCTCGTGATCCCCGGGGCACTGGTGCTCAGCGGCGCCCTGTGGGGGATGACCCTGCTGACCGATGAAACCCCCGTCGGCCTGGTCATCCTGCTGCACTGCCTGCTCAATGCCGGGCTGGGGTTCATCTTCACCCCGCTGTTCACCTCGGCCCTGGGCTCGCTGGATAAGTCGCTCTACTCCCACGGCAGCGCGATCATCAACACGCTCCAGCAGCTTGCCGGCGCTGCGGGCACCGCCGTCTTCGTCACGCTGATGACCACGGGTACGACGGCGGCCCTGGCCGACGGCGCGTCAGCGGTCTCCGCTGCCGCTTCGGGCGTCCACACGGCGTTCTTCTGGGGAGCCGTTGTTTCACTGGTGGCTGTCGCGGCGGCGTTCTTCGTCCGCCGTCCCACCAACGAGCTGCCCGAAGGCGTGGCCATCCACTAG
- a CDS encoding Na+/H+ antiporter, translating into MDFLILLIGLLFGTVLAAGIGERIRLPYPVLMLISSALIAFLPIIPEVHINPDLILPLFLPPLLFAAAQRSSWSVFRLRWRSLVLLAVALVAVTVAVVAGVSWALVPALGLPAAIALGAMVAPPDPVAVEAVARKVRMPRRLITVLQTEGLFNDAIAIVIFQAAVAASTSGGHVGWDVVPDFLLASAGAVVLGLAMAWVVGSLNRFVPNMVARSAATLVAPFAVYLLAEEVHFSGVVAVVVTALELGRRARPQDSEERLTRTAFWDVVELLTTGAAFGLVGIEMRYIIKAEGTELLSYIPGILAVCASVLVVRFLWMMAIYRMGGTEKNHVPGSLKEVLVLSWCGMRGLATLALALALPGTTLAGDALPGRNFVVACACAVLIVTLVLPGLTLPWLMRALKLPDDHKETDRMERELALRAERVAVETMKRSAAIQQLPPDRRATLAKRMASLHSMLQSDEEDDSQKMLDRKATLEIMDVVQREAMDAARREVLEARRQRGMDPEAVDRVLRRLDLRTVTMDHPERH; encoded by the coding sequence GTGGATTTCCTGATACTCCTGATCGGACTGCTTTTTGGAACGGTCCTGGCCGCCGGGATCGGCGAACGCATCCGGCTCCCGTACCCCGTACTGATGCTGATTTCCTCGGCGCTCATCGCTTTCCTGCCGATCATTCCCGAAGTGCACATCAACCCGGACCTGATCCTTCCCCTGTTCCTTCCGCCGCTGCTCTTCGCAGCCGCGCAGCGCAGCTCCTGGTCTGTTTTCCGCCTGCGCTGGCGTTCCCTGGTGCTGCTGGCGGTGGCATTGGTGGCAGTCACGGTGGCTGTGGTGGCCGGCGTTTCCTGGGCCCTGGTGCCGGCGCTCGGGCTTCCGGCCGCGATTGCCCTGGGCGCCATGGTCGCACCACCCGATCCGGTGGCAGTGGAGGCAGTCGCCCGGAAGGTCCGGATGCCGCGGCGGCTGATCACCGTGCTGCAGACGGAGGGCCTCTTCAACGACGCCATTGCCATTGTCATCTTCCAGGCCGCCGTCGCCGCGAGCACCAGCGGCGGGCACGTGGGCTGGGATGTGGTGCCCGACTTCCTCCTCGCCTCCGCCGGTGCCGTGGTGCTCGGTCTGGCCATGGCATGGGTCGTGGGCAGCCTGAACCGGTTCGTGCCGAATATGGTGGCCCGGTCGGCCGCCACGCTCGTCGCTCCCTTTGCCGTTTACCTGCTCGCCGAAGAGGTGCACTTCTCCGGAGTGGTCGCCGTCGTTGTTACCGCACTGGAACTTGGCCGACGGGCCCGCCCGCAGGATTCCGAGGAACGCCTCACCCGCACGGCCTTCTGGGACGTCGTGGAGCTGCTGACTACCGGTGCGGCATTCGGCCTGGTGGGAATCGAAATGCGGTACATCATCAAGGCCGAAGGAACCGAACTGCTGAGCTACATCCCCGGAATCCTTGCCGTGTGCGCGTCCGTGCTTGTGGTCAGGTTCCTGTGGATGATGGCGATCTACCGGATGGGCGGTACGGAAAAGAACCATGTGCCGGGCTCCCTGAAAGAAGTCCTGGTCCTCTCCTGGTGCGGTATGCGCGGTTTGGCGACCCTGGCGCTTGCCCTCGCACTGCCGGGCACCACGCTCGCCGGTGACGCCCTGCCCGGACGCAACTTCGTCGTAGCCTGCGCCTGCGCGGTCCTCATAGTGACCCTGGTGCTGCCGGGATTGACGCTCCCGTGGCTGATGCGCGCCCTGAAGCTGCCGGATGACCACAAAGAGACGGACCGGATGGAACGCGAACTCGCGCTCCGGGCCGAACGGGTTGCCGTCGAAACGATGAAGCGGTCGGCCGCCATCCAGCAGCTGCCGCCGGACCGCCGTGCCACCCTGGCCAAGCGGATGGCCTCGCTGCACTCCATGCTCCAGAGCGATGAAGAAGACGACTCGCAGAAGATGCTGGACCGGAAGGCGACCCTGGAGATCATGGACGTGGTCCAGCGCGAAGCCATGGACGCCGCCCGCCGGGAGGTGCTCGAGGCCCGCCGGCAGCGCGGCATGGATCCGGAGGCCGTGGACCGGGTGCTGCGCCGCCTGGATCTCCGCACCGTCACCATGGACCACCCCGAACGGCACTAG
- the hrpB gene encoding ATP-dependent helicase HrpB gives MTSPASLPATGLRHPFDLAVIGAGLVFAESVEELAAVLAGAGGAGTAVVQAPPGTGKTTLVPPLVADVLARSSTQPRVVVTQPRRVAVRSAARRLAALDGSALGGRIGYTVRGESRTGPETLVEFVTPGILLRRLLADPGLEDVDAVILDEVHERGLETDLLLGMLTEVRQLREDLTLVAMSATLDAPRFAALIGAPDGGGPAPVIGCPSALHPLETVWAPAPVPRFDERGVTRGFLDHVADTAAAAHSRAAAGDPSIDALVFVPGAREVLVVADRLRSRVPSGTEVLELHGQIPPAQQDRAVSGRGHGEPARIIVSTSLAESSLTVPGVRLVVDSGLAREPRRDAARAMSGLVTVSCSRASAQQRAGRAARLGPGTVVRCYDDRAYGAAPAHQTPEIAVADLTAAALVLACWGSPGGEGLPLPDAPPSAAMRDAVTVLQGLGAVDAQGLATERGRILARIPADPRLARALLDGAGAVGARTAAEAVALLSGDNRAPGADLTRLLAGMRAGREPGERRWSEDARRLEQLARREKGTAPAVAGVSNGEALGYVIALAFPDRVARRVPGSGQERYLLTSGTRAGLPAGSSLTGQEWLAVADVTRAEGRDAAGTGAVIRSAAPLTLATAEAAAEHLVTDLVEADFAGGRVTARRDHRLGAVLLGSTPVRPSAEEGRAAVARALTARGLGLIGFSSGADALRRRLALLHRELGEPWPDVSEAALLARMQDWMGPELDALARGASVGSVDLLEPLRRLLPWPDASRLGELVPERLEVPSGSRIRIDYPEAGDDGGRPVVAVKLQECFGWAETPRLVEGRVPVLFHLLSPAGRPLAVTGDLASFWSGPYAQVRAEMRGRYPRHPWPEDPWSAKATARTKARM, from the coding sequence GTGACTTCTCCGGCCTCCCTGCCCGCAACCGGCCTCCGCCATCCCTTCGACCTGGCGGTCATCGGTGCCGGACTGGTGTTCGCCGAATCGGTTGAAGAGCTGGCCGCGGTACTGGCCGGCGCAGGCGGCGCCGGGACCGCCGTCGTGCAGGCACCCCCGGGAACCGGCAAGACCACGCTGGTCCCTCCGCTCGTCGCCGATGTGCTGGCACGCAGCAGCACGCAGCCCCGGGTGGTGGTCACCCAGCCCCGCCGCGTAGCCGTCCGTTCCGCCGCCCGCCGGCTGGCAGCCTTGGACGGCAGTGCCCTCGGCGGGCGGATCGGTTATACGGTCCGGGGTGAAAGCCGCACCGGTCCGGAAACACTGGTCGAGTTCGTGACGCCGGGAATCCTGCTGCGCCGCCTGCTGGCCGATCCGGGCCTGGAGGACGTGGATGCAGTCATCCTGGACGAGGTCCACGAACGCGGGCTGGAAACCGACCTATTGCTGGGCATGCTCACCGAGGTCCGGCAGCTGCGCGAAGACCTGACCCTGGTCGCCATGTCCGCGACCCTGGACGCACCGCGCTTCGCTGCCCTGATCGGCGCGCCCGACGGCGGTGGACCGGCCCCCGTCATCGGCTGCCCTTCGGCGCTCCACCCGCTGGAGACCGTCTGGGCACCCGCTCCGGTACCCCGGTTCGACGAACGCGGCGTGACCCGCGGGTTCCTCGACCACGTGGCGGACACCGCAGCGGCAGCCCATTCCCGGGCCGCGGCCGGCGATCCAAGTATCGACGCCCTGGTGTTTGTGCCCGGGGCACGGGAAGTGTTGGTTGTTGCGGACCGGCTGCGGTCCCGGGTCCCGTCCGGAACCGAAGTGCTGGAGCTGCACGGACAGATTCCTCCGGCCCAACAGGACCGGGCCGTCTCCGGCCGGGGTCATGGTGAGCCCGCACGGATCATTGTGTCGACGTCGCTGGCCGAGTCCTCCCTGACCGTGCCGGGCGTCCGGCTCGTGGTCGACTCGGGACTGGCCCGCGAGCCGCGCCGGGATGCCGCCCGCGCGATGTCCGGGCTGGTCACTGTGTCCTGTTCCCGTGCCTCCGCACAACAGCGCGCCGGCCGCGCGGCCCGCCTCGGTCCGGGCACGGTGGTGCGTTGCTACGACGACCGGGCCTACGGAGCAGCGCCCGCACACCAGACGCCGGAAATCGCCGTCGCCGACCTCACCGCCGCGGCGCTGGTGCTGGCCTGCTGGGGTTCGCCCGGCGGCGAAGGCCTGCCGCTTCCCGACGCGCCGCCGTCGGCCGCCATGCGCGACGCCGTCACGGTGCTGCAGGGACTCGGCGCCGTGGACGCGCAGGGACTGGCGACCGAACGGGGCAGGATCCTCGCCCGTATCCCCGCGGATCCACGGCTTGCGCGGGCGCTGCTCGACGGCGCAGGTGCGGTGGGCGCCCGGACGGCGGCTGAGGCGGTCGCGCTGCTCTCGGGGGATAACCGTGCACCCGGAGCCGACCTCACCCGCCTGCTCGCCGGAATGCGGGCCGGACGCGAACCGGGGGAGCGGCGCTGGTCCGAAGACGCGCGGCGGCTGGAGCAGCTGGCCCGCCGGGAGAAGGGAACCGCGCCGGCCGTGGCGGGAGTTTCAAACGGCGAAGCCCTCGGATACGTCATTGCCCTGGCGTTCCCGGACCGGGTTGCGCGGCGTGTTCCCGGTTCGGGCCAGGAGCGTTACCTGCTCACCTCCGGAACCCGTGCCGGCCTGCCCGCGGGCAGTTCCCTCACCGGTCAGGAGTGGCTTGCCGTCGCTGACGTCACGCGGGCGGAAGGGCGCGACGCCGCCGGGACCGGTGCCGTGATCCGTTCCGCCGCACCGCTGACACTGGCTACCGCGGAGGCCGCCGCCGAACACCTCGTCACGGACCTGGTGGAGGCCGACTTCGCCGGCGGCCGGGTCACGGCCCGGCGGGACCACCGCCTCGGGGCGGTTCTCCTGGGCTCCACCCCGGTCCGCCCGTCCGCCGAGGAAGGACGCGCCGCCGTCGCCCGTGCCCTGACGGCACGGGGGCTCGGCCTGATTGGCTTCTCCTCCGGGGCGGACGCCCTGCGCCGTCGGCTGGCCCTGCTCCACCGGGAACTGGGGGAGCCGTGGCCGGATGTCAGTGAGGCTGCGCTGCTGGCCCGGATGCAGGACTGGATGGGGCCGGAACTGGATGCGCTGGCCCGCGGAGCGTCCGTCGGCAGCGTCGACCTCCTGGAACCTCTGCGGCGGCTGCTGCCCTGGCCGGACGCTTCGCGGCTGGGTGAGCTTGTGCCGGAGCGGCTGGAGGTGCCCAGCGGTTCACGGATACGCATCGACTACCCGGAGGCGGGGGACGACGGCGGCCGGCCGGTGGTGGCGGTCAAGCTGCAGGAGTGCTTCGGCTGGGCCGAAACACCACGCCTGGTGGAAGGCCGCGTGCCGGTGCTTTTCCATCTGCTGTCCCCGGCGGGTCGGCCCCTGGCCGTCACCGGCGACCTGGCGTCCTTCTGGTCCGGACCCTATGCCCAGGTCCGGGCGGAAATGCGGGGCCGGTACCCCAGGCACCCGTGGCCCGAGGATCCCTGGTCGGCGAAAGCCACCGCCCGGACGAAAGCCCGGATGTAG
- a CDS encoding CarD family transcriptional regulator, translating to MPFSEGQILVHPHHGPAVVSSFQTHPRLQKNCIVLEVQSSHLMVWVPVDQVDHVGLRPVLDRTGLDALFGILRAPADKEDAQWSRRYKDNTEKLATGDPMVIAAVVRNLMLRDADRGLSQAEREMLRHARRPLLTEISLSLGLTEVEAGAKLDAVWAPTTAVA from the coding sequence TTGCCATTTTCCGAAGGCCAGATCCTGGTCCACCCCCATCACGGCCCCGCCGTTGTCAGCTCGTTCCAAACCCATCCGCGCCTGCAGAAAAACTGCATTGTCCTCGAGGTCCAGTCCTCCCACCTGATGGTGTGGGTGCCCGTTGACCAGGTGGACCATGTCGGCCTGCGTCCCGTCCTGGACCGGACCGGGCTCGACGCACTGTTCGGCATCCTGCGCGCTCCGGCGGATAAAGAGGATGCCCAGTGGTCCCGCCGGTACAAGGACAACACCGAGAAGCTTGCCACCGGTGATCCGATGGTGATTGCCGCCGTCGTCCGCAACCTGATGCTCCGTGACGCCGACCGCGGTCTCTCGCAGGCCGAGCGGGAGATGCTCCGCCATGCCCGCAGGCCGCTGCTGACCGAAATATCCCTGTCTCTCGGGCTCACCGAGGTCGAAGCCGGCGCGAAGCTGGACGCCGTCTGGGCACCGACCACCGCGGTCGCCTAG
- a CDS encoding glycerol-3-phosphate dehydrogenase/oxidase, whose protein sequence is MNPSKETSAARTRPVVQQLKDRPKASVLIIGGGINGVGTFRDLSLQGVDVALVERGDYCQGASGASSHMIHGGIRYLENGEFRLVHESVVERNALLRLAPHYVKPLQTTIPITTTFSGITAAPLRFLTHKQGKHTERGAVLIKAGLLMYDFFSRGGRVAPKHNFVGKKKSLQELPKLRPDVKYTATYFDASVHNPERLTLDVLRDGLEANPQSRASNYVSAVGTTEGGTVLRDEVTGEEFVFDADVVINATGAWVDETNDSFGKRTSFMGGTKGSHIVLDHPELLEACSGREMFFEHTDGRIVLIYPMGDRVLVGTTDIDADINEASVCTDEEIEYFFELIAHVFPTVDVRRDHIVYTFSGVRPLPKHDDTQPGFVSRDYRVEKRTDNRGGRNVTSLSLVGGKWTTFRALSETLATEAMTALGMPRKTTTAELQIGGGKDFPRTEAEERLWVNRTASDVADRDRVRVLLTRYGTRAVDVLDFLSQGGDQLLASTSELSTRELTYMVENEQITQLADILIRRTSLAFRGLVTEAMLTELADLLAPQLGWDDAEKRRQVEFAHNLLVTMHGMKIPALAS, encoded by the coding sequence GTGAACCCCAGCAAGGAAACCAGCGCCGCCCGGACCCGTCCGGTGGTACAGCAGTTGAAGGACCGGCCCAAGGCCTCGGTGCTGATCATCGGCGGCGGCATCAACGGCGTCGGCACCTTCCGGGACCTGTCCCTGCAGGGCGTGGACGTAGCCCTCGTGGAGCGCGGGGATTACTGCCAGGGCGCCTCGGGTGCGTCCTCCCACATGATCCACGGCGGCATCCGCTACCTGGAAAACGGCGAGTTCCGCCTCGTGCACGAATCCGTCGTCGAGCGCAACGCGCTGCTCCGCCTGGCTCCGCATTACGTCAAGCCGCTGCAGACCACCATCCCGATCACCACCACCTTCTCGGGCATCACCGCTGCGCCCCTGCGCTTCCTGACGCACAAGCAGGGCAAGCACACCGAGCGCGGCGCCGTGCTGATCAAGGCCGGCCTGCTCATGTACGACTTCTTCTCCCGCGGCGGCCGCGTGGCCCCCAAGCACAACTTCGTCGGCAAGAAGAAGTCCCTGCAGGAACTGCCGAAGCTGCGCCCGGACGTCAAGTACACCGCCACGTACTTTGACGCCTCGGTCCACAACCCCGAGCGCCTCACCCTGGACGTGCTCCGGGACGGCCTCGAAGCCAACCCGCAGTCCCGCGCCAGCAACTACGTCAGCGCCGTCGGCACCACCGAGGGCGGCACCGTGCTGCGCGACGAGGTCACCGGTGAAGAGTTCGTCTTCGACGCCGACGTCGTTATCAACGCCACCGGCGCCTGGGTTGACGAGACCAACGATTCCTTCGGCAAGCGCACCAGCTTCATGGGCGGCACCAAGGGCTCGCACATCGTCCTGGACCACCCGGAACTGCTGGAAGCCTGCTCCGGCCGTGAAATGTTCTTCGAGCACACCGACGGCCGCATCGTCCTGATCTACCCGATGGGCGACCGCGTCCTGGTCGGCACCACGGACATCGACGCCGACATCAACGAAGCGTCCGTCTGCACCGACGAAGAGATCGAGTACTTCTTCGAACTCATCGCCCACGTGTTCCCGACCGTCGACGTGCGCCGCGACCACATTGTCTACACCTTCTCGGGTGTCCGCCCGCTGCCCAAGCACGACGACACGCAGCCCGGCTTCGTGTCCCGCGACTACCGCGTGGAAAAGCGCACGGACAACCGCGGCGGCCGGAACGTCACCAGCCTGTCCCTGGTCGGCGGCAAGTGGACCACTTTCCGCGCCCTGTCAGAGACGCTGGCTACCGAGGCGATGACCGCCCTGGGCATGCCGCGCAAGACGACGACGGCGGAACTGCAGATCGGCGGCGGCAAGGACTTCCCGCGCACCGAGGCTGAAGAGCGCCTGTGGGTCAACCGCACGGCCTCGGACGTGGCCGACCGCGACCGCGTCCGCGTCCTGCTGACCCGTTACGGCACCCGCGCCGTCGACGTCCTGGACTTCCTGTCCCAGGGCGGGGACCAGCTGCTGGCCTCCACCAGCGAACTCAGCACCCGTGAGCTCACCTACATGGTGGAGAACGAGCAGATCACCCAGCTCGCCGACATCCTAATCCGCCGCACCTCACTGGCCTTCCGCGGCCTGGTCACCGAGGCCATGCTGACCGAACTGGCGGACCTGCTGGCTCCGCAGCTGGGCTGGGACGACGCCGAGAAGCGCCGCCAGGTCGAGTTCGCCCACAACCTGCTGGTCACCATGCACGGCATGAAGATCCCGGCGCTGGCTTCCTAG
- a CDS encoding sugar-binding domain-containing protein: MYYLQSLTMEAIARELRISRSTVSRLLSYARSTGLVRIEIRNPSDRAPALEQEIASRFGIQVHVVPMAETVSPAQALQRVAVQAAHLIGPLIDSDAIIGVAWGSTLTAVSQHLPVKNTHDSTIVQMNGAGNFRTSGITYASEILQRFGHAYGARVVQFPVPAFFDHAETKEAMWRERPVKRVLDLQARMNTAIFGVGSMEAGVPSHVYNGAYLDEEDLNELVAEGVVGDVATMFYRADGTWDGIKLNYRSTGPDLSSLREIPRRICVVAGETKTTSLLGALRAGLVTDLILDENSARRLVSS; encoded by the coding sequence ATGTACTACCTGCAAAGCCTGACCATGGAGGCGATTGCGCGGGAACTGCGGATCTCCCGTTCCACGGTCTCCCGCCTGTTGTCCTACGCGCGCAGTACGGGTCTGGTCCGGATCGAGATCCGCAATCCGTCGGACCGGGCTCCCGCGCTGGAACAGGAAATCGCCTCCCGCTTCGGCATCCAGGTGCATGTGGTTCCCATGGCCGAAACCGTCTCCCCCGCCCAGGCGCTGCAGCGCGTCGCGGTGCAGGCAGCGCACCTGATTGGGCCGCTCATCGACTCCGATGCGATCATCGGCGTCGCGTGGGGTTCCACGCTGACGGCCGTAAGCCAGCACCTTCCGGTCAAGAACACCCATGACAGCACCATTGTGCAGATGAACGGCGCGGGAAATTTCCGCACCTCCGGCATCACGTACGCCAGTGAAATCCTGCAGCGTTTTGGGCATGCCTACGGCGCCCGGGTGGTCCAGTTCCCCGTCCCGGCGTTCTTCGACCACGCCGAAACCAAGGAAGCAATGTGGCGGGAACGCCCGGTGAAACGGGTGCTGGACCTGCAGGCCCGGATGAACACCGCCATTTTCGGGGTCGGTTCCATGGAGGCGGGTGTGCCCAGCCACGTCTACAACGGTGCCTACCTCGACGAAGAGGACCTGAACGAGCTGGTGGCCGAGGGTGTGGTGGGCGACGTCGCCACCATGTTCTACCGTGCCGACGGCACCTGGGACGGGATCAAGCTCAACTACCGAAGCACAGGCCCGGATCTGTCCTCGCTGCGGGAGATCCCCCGCCGGATCTGTGTGGTGGCCGGCGAAACCAAAACCACCAGCCTGCTGGGGGCCCTGCGTGCAGGACTGGTGACGGACCTGATCCTGGACGAGAATTCTGCCAGGCGGCTCGTGTCCTCCTAG